In the genome of Candidatus Eremiobacteraceae bacterium, one region contains:
- the folB gene encoding dihydroneopterin aldolase — protein sequence MKPGIIRIRDMRFWGHHGATEAERERLQPIDLDVELHLDCEAAIGGDDLSLALDYDSVLQSCERIVTQRSFVLLESLADACLAEMFDDSRVERATVRVRKPRLLDGATPEVELSRGR from the coding sequence GTGAAACCCGGCATTATCCGCATCCGCGACATGCGATTTTGGGGGCACCACGGTGCTACCGAAGCCGAGCGCGAGCGCCTTCAGCCGATCGACCTCGACGTGGAGCTGCATCTCGATTGCGAGGCTGCCATCGGCGGCGACGACCTATCTCTGGCTCTCGACTACGATTCTGTGCTTCAGTCGTGCGAGCGAATCGTGACGCAGCGCTCGTTCGTCTTGCTCGAATCGCTCGCCGATGCTTGTCTTGCGGAGATGTTCGACGATTCTCGCGTCGAGCGCGCAACAGTCCGCGTGCGCAAACCGCGCCTGCTCGACGGCGCGACGCCCGAGGTCGAACTCTCGCGCGGCCGGTGA
- the folP gene encoding dihydropteroate synthase has product MRLRGATFAWGERTYVMGIINATPDSFSGDGIGADSGAAVRRARAFAAAGCHLLDVGGESTRPGHTPVSESEELERVLPVIAAVRAAVETPISIDTFKPAVARAALDAGADMVNCVWGALPGISEAAARANAPLVVMHNRASPDYDGDVVEIVIESLERGARDAQEAGVRADRIIVDPGIGFGKTAVHNIEILARLHEIAARLPFPLLVGTSRKSFIGALTGLSVERRAFGTAASVVLAIAGGADIVRVHDVEEMLAAAAVADAIVRRPS; this is encoded by the coding sequence TTGCGACTGCGCGGCGCGACGTTCGCGTGGGGCGAGCGGACATACGTCATGGGGATCATCAACGCGACCCCCGATTCATTTTCCGGCGACGGCATAGGCGCCGACTCAGGCGCTGCCGTGCGGCGCGCGCGCGCGTTCGCCGCGGCCGGCTGTCACCTGCTCGACGTCGGCGGCGAATCGACGAGGCCGGGGCACACTCCGGTGTCCGAAAGCGAAGAGTTGGAGCGCGTGCTGCCGGTGATAGCGGCGGTGCGGGCCGCCGTCGAAACGCCGATCTCCATCGATACATTCAAGCCGGCGGTGGCGCGCGCTGCGCTCGACGCCGGCGCCGACATGGTGAATTGCGTCTGGGGCGCGCTGCCCGGCATCTCTGAAGCCGCAGCGCGCGCGAACGCGCCGCTCGTCGTCATGCACAACCGCGCATCGCCGGACTACGACGGCGACGTCGTGGAGATCGTCATCGAGTCGCTTGAGCGCGGCGCGCGCGACGCGCAAGAAGCAGGCGTGCGGGCGGACAGGATCATCGTCGATCCCGGAATCGGTTTCGGCAAGACCGCCGTCCACAACATCGAGATACTCGCCCGCCTACACGAGATCGCGGCGCGATTGCCGTTTCCGTTGCTTGTCGGCACATCGCGCAAATCGTTCATCGGCGCGCTCACCGGACTATCCGTGGAGCGGCGCGCGTTCGGAACCGCCGCGTCGGTCGTGTTAGCGATCGCCGGAGGCGCCGATATCGTGCGCGTGCACGACGTCGAGGAGATGCTCGCCGCCGCGGCGGTGGCCGACGCGATCGTCCGGCGTCCGTCGTGA